One genomic window of Gallaecimonas sp. GXIMD4217 includes the following:
- the relA gene encoding GTP diphosphokinase, producing MVSVRDHLKSRASQDEWLAELKLSERHQGLMNKAIAAVKALDEAEPMLDAGLELVEILDTLSMDGDTFVAAILYRPYQNKLIDRELVTEDFGEAIAALLNSVLDMDAIRTLHNAASSAAQVDRVRRMVLSMVNDVRAVVIKLSDAICELREVKNADEETRVLVAKDAANLYAPLANRLGIGQLKWELEDLAFRYLHPDTYKRIARLLDERRVDREEYIQDFVAGLNQALKAEGIQAQVYGRPKHIYSIWKKMQNKQLSFDELFDVRAVRIIVERLQDCYGALGVVHTQFRHIPNEFDDYVANPKPNGYQSIHTVVVGPKGKTVEIQIRTQQMHDNAELGVAAHWAYKEGGKGSKERALEDKVAWLRKILLWQEEMADAGDLVEELKNQVVEDRVYVFTPKGDVIDMPAGATPLDFAYHIHSMVGHRCIGAKISGRIVPFTYQLQTGDQVEILTGKEPNPSRDWLNPHLGFVRSGRARAKIQHWFKLQDRDKNLAAGREILERELERLGLTLHDAAPAVERFNMTNLDDLLTAIGGGDVRLNQVLNYLQGHHFKTEKSDEEAIAELIAQKSSANRKAGKSPFVVQGVGNLLTHIAGCCQPVPGDDIIGYITQGKGISVHRADCEQLVNLAKQHMERVVEIDWGADPGHGYQISIRVVAADRTGLLRDITTILANEKVSVQSMRSHIDRTSNASTVELDLEISRLELLGKVLARIGQLPDVFEAKRITQK from the coding sequence ATGGTCTCGGTGCGCGACCACCTGAAATCCCGGGCATCCCAAGACGAGTGGCTGGCGGAGCTGAAGCTCTCCGAGCGCCACCAGGGCCTGATGAACAAGGCCATCGCCGCGGTCAAGGCCCTGGATGAGGCCGAGCCGATGCTGGACGCCGGCCTGGAGCTGGTGGAGATCCTCGACACCCTCAGCATGGACGGCGACACCTTCGTGGCCGCCATCCTCTATAGGCCCTACCAGAACAAGCTCATCGACCGCGAGCTGGTCACGGAGGACTTCGGCGAGGCCATAGCCGCGCTGCTGAATTCGGTGCTGGACATGGACGCCATCCGCACCCTGCACAATGCCGCCAGCTCCGCCGCCCAGGTGGACAGGGTCAGGCGCATGGTGCTGAGCATGGTCAACGACGTGCGCGCCGTGGTCATCAAGCTTTCGGACGCCATCTGCGAGCTTCGCGAGGTCAAGAACGCCGACGAGGAGACCCGGGTGCTGGTGGCCAAGGACGCCGCCAACCTCTATGCGCCCCTGGCCAACCGCCTCGGCATCGGCCAGCTCAAGTGGGAGCTGGAGGATCTGGCCTTTCGCTACCTGCATCCCGACACCTACAAGCGCATCGCCAGGCTGCTGGATGAGCGCCGGGTGGACAGGGAGGAGTACATCCAGGATTTCGTGGCCGGCCTGAACCAGGCCCTGAAGGCCGAGGGTATCCAGGCCCAGGTCTACGGCCGTCCCAAGCACATTTATTCCATCTGGAAGAAGATGCAGAACAAGCAGCTGTCCTTCGACGAGCTGTTCGACGTGCGGGCGGTGCGCATCATAGTGGAGCGTCTCCAGGACTGCTACGGCGCCCTGGGGGTGGTGCACACCCAGTTCCGCCACATCCCCAACGAATTCGACGACTACGTGGCCAACCCCAAGCCCAACGGTTACCAGTCCATCCACACCGTGGTGGTGGGCCCCAAGGGCAAGACGGTGGAGATCCAGATCCGCACCCAGCAGATGCACGACAACGCCGAGCTGGGCGTGGCCGCCCACTGGGCCTACAAGGAAGGGGGCAAGGGCTCCAAGGAAAGGGCCCTGGAAGACAAGGTGGCCTGGCTCAGGAAGATCCTGCTGTGGCAGGAGGAGATGGCCGACGCCGGCGATCTGGTGGAGGAACTCAAGAACCAGGTGGTGGAAGACCGGGTCTACGTGTTCACCCCCAAGGGCGACGTCATCGACATGCCCGCCGGCGCCACGCCGCTGGATTTCGCCTACCACATCCATTCCATGGTTGGCCACCGCTGCATCGGCGCCAAGATCTCCGGGCGCATCGTGCCCTTCACCTACCAGCTGCAGACCGGCGACCAGGTGGAGATCCTCACCGGCAAGGAGCCCAACCCCAGCCGTGACTGGCTCAACCCGCACCTGGGCTTCGTGCGCTCCGGCCGGGCCAGGGCCAAGATCCAGCACTGGTTCAAGCTCCAGGACCGCGACAAGAACCTGGCCGCCGGCCGGGAGATCCTGGAGCGGGAGCTGGAGCGCCTGGGCCTGACCCTGCACGACGCCGCCCCGGCGGTGGAACGCTTCAACATGACCAACCTGGACGACCTGCTCACCGCCATCGGTGGCGGTGACGTGCGGCTCAACCAGGTGCTCAACTACCTGCAGGGTCACCACTTCAAGACCGAAAAGTCCGACGAAGAGGCCATCGCCGAGCTGATCGCCCAGAAATCGTCGGCCAACCGCAAGGCCGGCAAGAGCCCCTTCGTGGTGCAGGGGGTGGGCAACCTGCTCACCCATATCGCCGGCTGCTGCCAGCCGGTGCCCGGTGACGACATCATCGGCTACATCACCCAGGGCAAGGGCATCTCGGTGCACAGGGCCGACTGCGAGCAGCTGGTCAACCTGGCCAAGCAGCACATGGAAAGGGTGGTGGAAATCGACTGGGGCGCCGACCCCGGCCACGGCTACCAGATCAGCATCCGGGTGGTGGCCGCCGACCGTACCGGCCTGCTGCGCGACATCACCACCATACTGGCCAACGAGAAGGTCAGCGTGCAGTCCATGCGCAGCCATATCGACAGGACCTCCAACGCCAGCACGGTGGAGCTGGATCTGGAGATCTCCCGCCTGGAGCTGCTGGGCAAGGTGCTGGCCCGCATCGGCCAGCTGCCGGACGTGTTCGAAGCCAAGAGGATCACCCAGAAGTAA
- the mazG gene encoding nucleoside triphosphate pyrophosphohydrolase, translating into MTPIDRLKAIMARLRDPEGGCPWDLQQSFQTIVPHTLEEAYEVADAIERGDRSDIKEELGDLLFQVIFYARLGEEEGAFDFDAIASAVSDKLERRHPHVFGELEVGDETEVLSNWEAIKSEERREKGLSELPSALDDVPLALPALTRAAKLQKRAARTGFDWAELAPVLAKIHEEIDEVKQEVEQGVSREALEEELGDLLFAVVNLNRHLRVDPESALRRANQKFERRFRGIERRVFEAGQQMSELDLAALDAHWEAVKATEKE; encoded by the coding sequence ATGACCCCCATAGACAGGCTCAAGGCCATTATGGCCAGACTCAGGGATCCCGAGGGCGGCTGCCCCTGGGATCTGCAGCAAAGCTTCCAGACCATAGTGCCCCACACCCTGGAGGAGGCCTACGAGGTGGCCGACGCCATCGAGCGCGGCGACCGCAGTGACATCAAGGAGGAGCTGGGCGATCTCCTGTTCCAGGTGATCTTCTACGCCCGCCTTGGCGAGGAGGAGGGCGCCTTCGACTTCGACGCCATCGCCAGCGCCGTGTCCGACAAGCTGGAGCGCCGCCATCCCCATGTGTTTGGCGAGCTGGAAGTCGGCGACGAGACCGAGGTGCTGTCCAACTGGGAGGCCATCAAGTCCGAGGAGCGCAGGGAGAAGGGCCTGAGCGAACTGCCCTCGGCCCTGGACGACGTGCCCCTGGCGCTGCCGGCCCTGACCCGGGCCGCCAAGCTGCAAAAGCGCGCCGCCCGCACCGGCTTCGATTGGGCCGAGCTGGCACCCGTGCTAGCCAAGATCCACGAGGAGATAGACGAGGTCAAACAGGAGGTGGAGCAGGGCGTCTCCCGGGAGGCCCTGGAGGAGGAGCTGGGCGACCTGCTCTTTGCGGTGGTCAACCTCAATCGCCATCTCAGGGTGGATCCGGAAAGCGCCCTCAGGCGCGCCAACCAGAAGTTCGAGCGGCGCTTTCGCGGCATAGAGCGGCGGGTGTTCGAGGCCGGCCAGCAGATGAGCGAGCTGGATCTGGCCGCCCTGGACGCCCACTGGGAGGCGGTCAAGGCAACCGAAAAAGAGTGA
- a CDS encoding CTP synthase → MTTNYIFVTGGVVSSLGKGIAAASLAAILEARGLKVTMMKLDPYINVDPGTMSPYQHGEVFVTEDGAETDLDLGHYERFIRTKMTKRNNFTTGRIYADVLRKERRGDYLGATIQVIPHITNEIKERVIKGAEGHDVAIVEIGGTVGDIESQPFLEAIRQLGTELGRDRAMYMHLTLVPYLGASGEVKTKPTQHSVKELRSIGIQPDILVCRTDRAALPASERSKIALFTNVEERAVISLKDVDSIYKIPALLKSQGLDELVVKRFGLSAPEADLSEWEQVIYQEANSQGEVTIAMVGKYVELPDAYKSVNEALKHAGLSNRVAVHIKYIDSQDIETKGTELLAGVDGILVPGGFGERGVEGKVLAAQYARENKIPYLGICLGMQVALIEFARHVAGLEGAHSTEFQKDAKHPVVGLITEWVDEAGEVEKRSEDADLGGTMRLGAQLCHLVPGTKARELYGNDTVYERHRHRYEVNNKYRDQLEKAGLVFAGLSADKKLVEIIELPDHPWFVAGQFHPEFTSTPRDGHPLFGGFVKAAWEGQKQQD, encoded by the coding sequence ATGACGACTAATTACATCTTTGTGACGGGGGGTGTCGTATCCTCCTTGGGTAAGGGTATTGCTGCGGCATCACTGGCGGCCATCCTCGAGGCACGCGGCCTCAAGGTGACCATGATGAAGCTGGATCCCTACATCAACGTGGATCCGGGCACCATGAGCCCTTACCAGCACGGCGAGGTCTTCGTGACCGAAGACGGCGCCGAGACCGACCTCGACCTGGGCCACTACGAGCGCTTCATCCGCACCAAGATGACCAAGCGCAACAACTTCACCACCGGCCGCATCTACGCCGACGTGCTGCGCAAGGAGCGCCGTGGTGACTACCTGGGCGCCACCATCCAGGTGATCCCCCACATCACCAACGAGATCAAGGAACGCGTGATCAAGGGCGCCGAGGGCCATGACGTGGCCATCGTCGAGATCGGCGGCACCGTGGGTGACATCGAGTCGCAACCCTTCCTGGAAGCCATCCGCCAGCTGGGCACCGAGCTGGGCCGCGACCGCGCCATGTACATGCACCTGACCCTGGTGCCCTACCTGGGCGCCTCCGGCGAGGTCAAGACCAAGCCGACCCAGCATTCCGTCAAGGAGCTGCGCTCCATCGGTATCCAGCCGGACATCCTGGTGTGCCGTACCGACCGCGCCGCCCTGCCGGCCTCCGAGCGCTCCAAGATCGCCCTGTTCACCAACGTGGAAGAAAGGGCCGTCATCAGCCTCAAGGACGTGGATTCCATCTACAAGATCCCGGCGCTGCTGAAGTCCCAGGGCCTGGACGAGCTGGTGGTCAAGCGCTTCGGCCTGAGCGCCCCGGAAGCGGACCTGTCCGAATGGGAACAGGTCATCTACCAGGAAGCCAACTCCCAGGGCGAGGTCACCATCGCCATGGTCGGCAAGTACGTGGAGCTGCCGGACGCCTACAAGTCCGTCAACGAGGCCCTCAAGCATGCCGGCCTGAGCAACCGCGTTGCCGTGCACATCAAGTACATCGACTCCCAGGACATCGAGACCAAGGGCACCGAGCTGCTGGCCGGCGTCGACGGCATCCTGGTTCCCGGTGGCTTCGGTGAGCGCGGCGTGGAAGGCAAGGTGCTGGCTGCCCAATATGCCCGCGAGAACAAGATCCCCTACCTGGGCATCTGCCTGGGCATGCAGGTGGCGCTGATCGAATTCGCCCGCCATGTGGCCGGCCTGGAAGGCGCCCACAGCACCGAATTCCAGAAAGACGCCAAGCACCCCGTGGTGGGCCTGATCACCGAATGGGTGGACGAAGCCGGCGAAGTGGAAAAGCGCAGCGAAGACGCCGACCTTGGCGGCACCATGCGCCTGGGTGCCCAGCTCTGCCACCTGGTGCCCGGCACCAAGGCCCGCGAGCTGTACGGCAACGACACCGTCTACGAGCGCCACCGCCACCGCTACGAGGTCAACAACAAGTACCGCGACCAGCTGGAGAAGGCGGGCCTGGTGTTCGCCGGTCTGTCCGCCGACAAGAAGCTGGTGGAGATCATCGAGCTGCCCGACCATCCCTGGTTCGTGGCCGGCCAGTTCCACCCGGAATTCACCTCCACGCCCCGGGACGGCCATCCCCTGTTCGGCGGCTTCGTGAAGGCGGCCTGGGAAGGCCAGAAGCAACAAGACTAA
- the eno gene encoding phosphopyruvate hydratase, protein MAEIVKIIGREVMDSRGNPTVEAEVHLADGSVGMACAPSGASTGTREALELRDGDKSRYLGKGVLTAVANINGPIAEALVGKNALEQEALDRLMIELDGTENKAKLGANAILAVSLANAKAAAASQNKPLYAWIAELNGTAGQYSMPVPMMNILNGGEHADNNVDIQEFMVQPVSAPSFREALRMGAEIFHALKKVLQAQGLNTAVGDEGGFAPNLASNADALAVIKQAVADAGYQLGKDVTLALDCAASEFYKDGKYVLAGEDKSFDSEGFADYLAELSAQYPIVSIEDGLDESDWDGWKVLTDKLGTKVQLVGDDLFVTNTKILKEGIDKGIGNSILIKFNQIGSLTETLEAIRMAKDAGYTAVISHRSGETEDATIADLAVGTAAGQIKTGSLCRSDRIAKYNQLLRIEEQLGEAALYRGLVEIKGQG, encoded by the coding sequence ATGGCAGAGATTGTCAAGATCATTGGCCGCGAGGTGATGGACTCCCGCGGTAACCCCACCGTTGAAGCTGAAGTACACCTGGCCGACGGCAGTGTGGGTATGGCTTGCGCCCCCAGCGGCGCCTCCACCGGTACCCGCGAAGCCCTGGAGCTGCGCGATGGTGACAAGAGCCGCTACCTGGGCAAGGGCGTGCTGACCGCCGTTGCCAACATCAATGGTCCCATCGCCGAGGCCCTGGTGGGCAAGAACGCCCTGGAGCAGGAAGCCCTGGACCGCCTGATGATCGAGCTGGACGGCACCGAAAACAAGGCCAAGCTTGGCGCCAATGCCATCCTGGCCGTGTCCCTGGCCAACGCCAAGGCCGCCGCCGCCAGCCAGAACAAGCCCCTGTACGCCTGGATCGCCGAACTGAACGGCACCGCCGGCCAGTACTCCATGCCGGTGCCGATGATGAACATCCTCAACGGCGGCGAGCACGCCGACAACAACGTCGACATCCAGGAGTTCATGGTCCAGCCGGTGTCCGCTCCCTCCTTCCGCGAGGCCCTGCGCATGGGCGCCGAGATCTTCCACGCCCTCAAGAAGGTGCTGCAGGCCCAGGGCCTGAACACCGCCGTGGGTGACGAAGGCGGCTTCGCCCCCAACCTGGCCTCCAACGCCGACGCCCTGGCCGTGATCAAGCAGGCCGTTGCCGATGCCGGCTACCAGCTTGGCAAGGACGTGACCCTGGCCCTGGACTGCGCCGCCTCCGAGTTCTACAAGGACGGCAAGTACGTGCTGGCCGGCGAGGACAAGTCCTTCGATTCCGAAGGCTTCGCCGACTACCTGGCCGAGCTGAGCGCCCAGTACCCCATCGTCTCCATCGAAGACGGCCTGGACGAGTCCGACTGGGACGGCTGGAAGGTGCTGACCGACAAGCTGGGTACCAAGGTGCAGCTGGTGGGTGACGACCTGTTCGTGACCAACACCAAGATCCTCAAGGAAGGCATCGACAAGGGCATCGGCAACAGCATCCTGATCAAGTTCAACCAGATCGGCTCCCTGACCGAGACCCTGGAAGCCATCCGCATGGCCAAGGACGCCGGCTATACCGCCGTCATCTCCCACCGCAGTGGCGAGACCGAGGATGCCACCATCGCCGATCTGGCCGTGGGCACTGCCGCCGGCCAGATCAAGACCGGCTCCCTGTGCCGCTCCGACCGCATCGCCAAGTACAACCAGCTGCTGCGCATCGAAGAGCAGCTGGGCGAGGCCGCCCTATACCGCGGCCTGGTGGAGATCAAAGGCCAGGGCTAA